Proteins encoded together in one Bacteroides ovatus window:
- the infC gene encoding translation initiation factor IF-3 — protein MKNDTLKGQYRINEQIRAKEVRIVSDDIEPKVYPIFQALKMAEERELDLVEISPNAQPPVCRIIDYSKFLYQLKKRQKEQKAKQVKVNVKEIRFGPQTDDHDYNFKLKHAKGFLEDGDKVKAYVFFKGRSILFKEQGEVLLLRFANDLEDYAKVDQMPILEGKRMTIQLSPKKKEASKKPATAGTPKPAAPAQKAEKPEKGEE, from the coding sequence ATGAAGAATGACACTCTAAAAGGGCAATACAGAATCAATGAACAGATTCGTGCCAAGGAAGTTCGCATAGTAAGCGATGATATTGAACCGAAAGTATATCCAATCTTTCAGGCTCTGAAAATGGCTGAAGAGAGAGAATTGGATTTAGTGGAAATTTCTCCTAATGCTCAACCCCCTGTTTGTCGTATTATTGATTATTCTAAATTTCTTTATCAATTAAAGAAACGCCAGAAGGAACAGAAAGCGAAGCAGGTTAAGGTTAATGTGAAGGAAATCCGTTTCGGACCCCAGACAGACGACCATGATTACAACTTTAAGTTGAAGCATGCTAAAGGATTTTTGGAAGATGGCGATAAGGTGAAGGCTTATGTATTCTTTAAAGGTCGTTCCATCCTTTTCAAGGAGCAAGGTGAAGTGCTTTTGCTTCGTTTTGCAAATGACCTGGAAGACTACGCTAAAGTAGATCAAATGCCGATACTGGAAGGTAAGCGCATGACTATTCAGCTTTCTCCGAAAAAGAAAGAAGCTTCTAAAAAGCCGGCAACAGCTGGAACACCGAAACCTGCTGCTCCTGCACAAAAAGCAGAGAAGCCGGAAAAGGGCGAAGAATAA
- the rpmI gene encoding 50S ribosomal protein L35: MPKMKTNSGSKKRFTLTGTGKIKRKHAFHSHILTKKSKKRKRNLCYSTTVDTTNVSQVKELLAMK, translated from the coding sequence ATGCCAAAGATGAAGACTAACTCCGGTTCTAAAAAAAGGTTTACCCTTACCGGAACAGGTAAAATCAAAAGAAAGCACGCTTTTCACAGTCACATTTTGACTAAGAAATCCAAGAAGAGAAAAAGAAATCTGTGCTACTCTACAACTGTTGATACAACAAATGTAAGCCAGGTTAAGGAACTCTTAGCAATGAAGTAA
- the rplT gene encoding 50S ribosomal protein L20 — translation MPRSVNHVASKARRKKILKLTRGYFGARKNVWTVAKNTWEKGLTYAFRDRRNKKRNFRALWIQRINAAARLEGMSYSKLMGGLHKAGIEINRKVLADLAMNHPEAFKAVVAKAKAA, via the coding sequence ATGCCAAGATCAGTAAATCATGTTGCTTCAAAAGCAAGAAGAAAGAAAATTTTGAAATTGACCAGAGGTTACTTTGGTGCAAGAAAAAATGTATGGACCGTAGCTAAAAACACTTGGGAAAAGGGTTTGACTTACGCGTTCCGTGACCGTAGAAATAAGAAAAGAAACTTCCGCGCTCTTTGGATACAACGTATCAACGCTGCTGCACGTCTTGAAGGAATGTCTTATTCTAAATTGATGGGCGGTCTGCACAAAGCCGGTATTGAAATAAACCGTAAGGTTTTGGCTGATTTAGCTATGAATCACCCGGAAGCTTTCAAAGCTGTAGTTGCTAAAGCTAAAGCTGCTTAA
- a CDS encoding EFR1 family ferrodoxin (N-terminal region resembles flavodoxins. C-terminal ferrodoxin region binds two 4Fe-4S clusters.), with the protein MIFYFSGTGNSKWIANQLSKEQKEELVFIPDALKNGALEFSLQADEKIGFVFPIYSWGPPEIVLNFIRQLSLKGYKRQYLFFVCSCGDDTGLTQQVLEKALSHKGWKCHAGFSVTMPNNYVLLPGFDVDKKELEEKKLADAIPTLNQINASISRREELFLCHEGSIPFIKTRIINPLFNRFQMSPGNFYTTDACIGCKRCEKSCPVGNIMMMGRKPVWGMDCTSCLACYHVCPQHAVQYGKRTKDKGQYFNPN; encoded by the coding sequence ATGATATTTTATTTCTCCGGTACAGGTAATTCTAAGTGGATTGCAAATCAGCTTTCCAAAGAGCAAAAAGAAGAGTTGGTTTTTATTCCTGATGCGCTAAAGAATGGAGCATTGGAGTTTAGTTTGCAGGCAGATGAAAAGATCGGCTTTGTATTTCCTATCTATTCGTGGGGACCTCCTGAAATTGTACTTAATTTTATTCGGCAACTCTCTTTAAAGGGGTATAAAAGACAATATTTGTTTTTTGTTTGTTCCTGTGGGGATGATACCGGGCTTACGCAGCAGGTGCTGGAGAAGGCTTTGAGTCATAAAGGCTGGAAGTGTCATGCAGGCTTTTCTGTGACTATGCCCAATAATTATGTATTGCTTCCCGGTTTTGACGTAGATAAGAAAGAATTGGAGGAGAAAAAACTGGCAGATGCTATTCCGACTCTCAATCAAATAAATGCTTCAATAAGTAGGAGAGAGGAGTTGTTTCTTTGTCATGAAGGGAGTATTCCTTTTATTAAGACGAGGATTATCAATCCTTTATTTAATCGCTTTCAGATGTCTCCCGGGAATTTTTATACTACGGATGCTTGTATTGGATGTAAGCGTTGTGAGAAGAGTTGTCCGGTAGGGAATATTATGATGATGGGCAGAAAGCCTGTTTGGGGGATGGATTGCACCTCATGCCTGGCATGTTATCATGTTTGTCCGCAACATGCGGTGCAATATGGGAAAAGAACGAAAGATAAAGGGCAGTATTTCAATCCTAATTAA
- the xpt gene encoding xanthine phosphoribosyltransferase — translation MQLLKKRILQDGKCYEGGILKVDGFINHQMDPVLMKSIGVEFVRRFAATNVNKIMTIEASGIAPAIMTGYLMDLPVVFAKKKSPKTIQNALSTTVHSFTKDRDYEVVISADFLTPNDNVLFVDDFLAYGNAALGIIDLIKQSGANLVGMGFIIEKAFQNGRKKLEEQSVRVESLAIIEDLSNCCIKIKDE, via the coding sequence ATGCAATTACTTAAAAAAAGAATTCTGCAAGACGGAAAGTGCTACGAAGGAGGTATCCTGAAAGTAGACGGTTTTATTAATCATCAAATGGACCCTGTCCTGATGAAATCAATCGGAGTTGAGTTTGTCCGCCGTTTTGCAGCCACAAACGTAAATAAGATTATGACAATCGAAGCCAGCGGCATCGCCCCTGCTATCATGACAGGCTACCTGATGGATTTACCAGTTGTATTTGCAAAGAAGAAGTCTCCTAAAACCATCCAGAATGCACTAAGCACCACTGTGCACTCATTCACTAAAGATCGTGATTATGAAGTCGTTATCAGTGCCGATTTCCTCACTCCAAATGACAATGTTCTTTTCGTGGATGACTTCCTCGCGTATGGCAATGCCGCATTAGGCATTATCGACCTCATCAAGCAATCCGGAGCAAACTTGGTAGGAATGGGATTCATTATTGAAAAAGCCTTTCAAAATGGGCGTAAAAAACTTGAGGAGCAAAGCGTCAGAGTAGAAAGCCTGGCTATCATTGAAGACTTATCCAATTGCTGCATTAAAATCAAAGACGAGTAG
- a CDS encoding phenylacetate--CoA ligase gives MNTQYWEEELETMSREKLQELQLRRLKKTINIAANSPYYKEVFSKHGITADSIQSLDDIRKLPFTTKADMRAHYPFGLVAGDMSNDGVRIHSSSGTTGNPTVIVHSQHDLDSWANLVARCLYAVGIRKTDVFQNSSGYGMFTGGLGFQYGAERLGCLTVPAAAGNSKRQIKFINDFKTTALHAIPSYAIRLAEVFQEEGLDPKGTTLKTLVIGAEPHTDEQRRKIEKMLGVKAYNSFGMTEMNGPGVAFECQEQNGMHFWEDCYLVEIIDPETGEPVQEGEIGELVLTTLDREMMPLIRYRTRDLTRILPGKCPCGRTHIRIDRIKGRSDDMFIIKGVNIFPMQVEKILVQFPELGSNYLITLETVNNQDEMIVEVELSDLSTDNYIELEKIRKDITRQLKDEILVTPKVKLVKKGSLPQSEGKAVRVKDLRDNK, from the coding sequence ATGAATACACAATATTGGGAAGAAGAACTAGAAACCATGAGCCGGGAGAAGTTGCAGGAATTACAACTTCGACGGCTTAAGAAAACAATCAATATAGCTGCAAACTCCCCATATTACAAAGAAGTTTTCAGCAAACATGGCATCACTGCAGATAGCATACAATCATTAGACGATATCCGCAAATTGCCCTTTACTACCAAAGCCGATATGCGTGCCCACTATCCTTTCGGGCTGGTAGCAGGTGATATGAGCAATGATGGTGTACGTATTCACTCTTCTAGTGGTACTACCGGAAACCCGACAGTTATTGTTCATTCACAGCACGATCTCGACTCCTGGGCCAACCTGGTAGCCCGTTGCCTGTACGCAGTAGGAATACGCAAGACCGACGTCTTCCAAAACAGCTCCGGATACGGTATGTTTACAGGAGGGTTAGGCTTCCAATACGGTGCAGAACGCCTGGGCTGTCTGACAGTCCCTGCCGCAGCCGGAAACAGTAAACGACAGATTAAATTCATCAACGACTTCAAGACTACCGCTTTACATGCTATCCCCAGCTATGCCATCCGCCTTGCCGAAGTCTTTCAGGAAGAAGGCCTTGATCCCAAAGGAACCACACTGAAAACGCTGGTTATCGGTGCTGAACCTCACACCGACGAACAACGCCGGAAAATAGAAAAGATGCTGGGCGTAAAAGCATACAACAGCTTCGGTATGACAGAAATGAACGGTCCCGGTGTTGCTTTCGAATGTCAGGAACAAAACGGAATGCACTTCTGGGAAGACTGTTATCTGGTAGAAATTATCGATCCGGAAACAGGAGAACCCGTTCAGGAAGGAGAAATCGGAGAATTAGTACTTACGACTCTCGACCGGGAGATGATGCCGTTAATCCGCTATCGCACCCGTGACTTAACCCGTATTCTTCCGGGAAAATGCCCCTGCGGCCGCACGCACATCCGTATTGATCGTATCAAGGGACGCAGTGATGATATGTTCATTATCAAGGGAGTAAATATCTTCCCGATGCAAGTAGAAAAGATACTCGTACAATTTCCCGAATTAGGCAGCAATTACCTGATTACACTGGAAACAGTCAACAACCAAGACGAGATGATCGTCGAAGTAGAATTAAGCGACCTTTCCACTGACAATTATATTGAACTGGAGAAGATCCGCAAGGATATAACCCGCCAATTAAAGGATGAAATATTGGTGACTCCCAAAGTTAAACTGGTAAAAAAAGGCTCTCTCCCGCAAAGCGAAGGAAAAGCCGTCCGAGTAAAAGACTTAAGAGACAACAAGTAA
- a CDS encoding indolepyruvate oxidoreductase subunit beta, whose product MKKDIILSGVGGQGILSIATVIGKAALKEGLYMKQAEVHGMSQRGGDVQSNLRISDQPIASDLIPSGKCDLIISLEPMEGLRYLPYLSPNGWLVTNETPFVNIPNYPEADKVMAEINKLPHKIVLNVDKVAKEVGSARVANIVLLGATIPFLDIDYEKVQDSIREIFLRKGEAIVEMNLKALAAGKEIAEKLM is encoded by the coding sequence ATGAAGAAAGACATTATATTATCAGGAGTCGGTGGACAGGGAATTCTGTCTATTGCTACAGTGATCGGCAAAGCTGCCTTGAAAGAAGGATTATATATGAAACAAGCAGAAGTGCACGGAATGAGCCAACGCGGAGGAGATGTTCAATCCAACCTCCGTATCAGCGACCAGCCGATTGCTTCAGACTTGATCCCATCAGGTAAATGCGACCTTATCATTTCATTGGAACCCATGGAAGGATTGCGCTACCTCCCCTATCTTAGCCCTAACGGTTGGTTAGTGACTAACGAAACTCCGTTTGTCAATATCCCCAATTATCCGGAAGCAGACAAAGTAATGGCAGAAATCAATAAGCTGCCTCACAAAATTGTGTTGAACGTAGACAAAGTAGCCAAAGAAGTAGGCTCCGCCCGCGTTGCCAACATAGTCTTACTGGGAGCAACCATTCCATTCCTTGACATCGACTACGAAAAAGTACAAGACAGCATCCGTGAAATCTTCCTGCGCAAGGGAGAAGCAATTGTAGAAATGAATCTTAAAGCATTGGCCGCCGGCAAGGAAATTGCAGAAAAGCTAATGTAA
- a CDS encoding thiamine pyrophosphate-dependent enzyme: MSKQLLLGDEAIAQAALDAGLSGVYAYPGTPSTEITEYIQMAPITTEQNIHNRWCANEKTAMEAALGMSFVGKRALVCMKHVGMNVAADCFVNSAITGVKGGLIVIAADDPSMHSSQNEQDSRFYGDFSLIPMYEPSNQQEAYDMVYSGFEFSEKLGEPILMRMVTRLAHSRSGVERKAQKPQNGISFSEDPRQFILLPGNARKRYKVLLARQDEFIKASEESPYNKYTDGPNKKLGIIACGIGYNYLMENYPEGCEYPVLKIGQYPLPKKQLHQLIESCDEILVLEDGQPFVEKQLKGYLGIGVKVKGRLDGTLSQDGELNPDSVARAVGKENKSEFGIPSVVEMRPPALCEGCGHRDMYITLTEVLKEEYPSHKVFSDIGCYTLGANAPFNAINSCVDMGASITMAKGAADGGLFPAVAVIGDSTFTHSGMTGLLDCVNENASVTIVISDNETTAMTGGQDSAGTGRIEAICAGIGVDPAHIRVVTPLKKNYEEMKQIIREEIEYRGVSVIIPRRECIQTLARKKRSK, encoded by the coding sequence ATGAGCAAGCAACTCTTACTTGGCGATGAAGCCATTGCACAAGCTGCACTGGATGCCGGACTTTCAGGTGTTTATGCCTATCCTGGTACTCCTTCAACTGAAATTACGGAATATATTCAAATGGCCCCAATAACGACCGAACAGAATATACACAACCGTTGGTGCGCCAATGAAAAAACAGCGATGGAAGCTGCGTTGGGTATGTCATTCGTTGGTAAACGGGCATTAGTTTGTATGAAGCACGTAGGTATGAATGTAGCTGCCGACTGTTTTGTCAACTCTGCCATCACAGGCGTGAAAGGCGGATTGATCGTGATAGCAGCAGACGACCCCAGCATGCACTCTTCGCAGAACGAACAAGACAGCCGTTTCTACGGAGATTTCTCACTGATCCCTATGTACGAACCCAGCAATCAGCAGGAAGCGTATGATATGGTATACAGTGGTTTCGAATTCTCTGAAAAATTGGGCGAACCTATCTTGATGCGTATGGTAACCCGCCTTGCACACTCCCGCTCTGGAGTAGAACGCAAAGCGCAAAAACCACAGAATGGCATCTCTTTCAGCGAAGATCCTCGTCAGTTCATCTTGTTACCAGGAAATGCCCGTAAACGCTACAAAGTATTACTTGCCCGCCAAGACGAGTTTATCAAAGCTTCGGAAGAATCACCTTATAATAAATATACAGATGGTCCTAACAAAAAGTTAGGAATTATCGCTTGTGGCATCGGCTACAACTATCTGATGGAAAACTATCCTGAAGGTTGCGAATATCCGGTACTTAAAATCGGCCAGTATCCATTGCCTAAAAAGCAATTACATCAATTGATTGAATCCTGTGACGAAATCCTCGTTCTGGAAGACGGACAACCATTTGTAGAAAAACAATTGAAAGGTTATCTGGGCATCGGCGTTAAAGTAAAAGGACGCTTGGACGGTACCCTGTCACAGGATGGAGAACTAAATCCTGACTCTGTAGCCCGCGCCGTAGGTAAAGAAAATAAATCAGAATTCGGTATTCCTTCTGTCGTAGAAATGCGCCCGCCCGCACTTTGCGAAGGTTGCGGACACCGCGATATGTATATCACATTGACCGAAGTTCTGAAAGAAGAATACCCATCTCATAAAGTATTCAGCGACATCGGCTGTTACACGCTAGGCGCGAATGCTCCTTTCAATGCAATCAACTCATGCGTAGACATGGGCGCCTCCATCACGATGGCGAAAGGTGCGGCTGACGGAGGTCTTTTCCCGGCTGTAGCTGTAATCGGAGACTCCACATTCACCCATTCCGGAATGACCGGACTATTAGATTGTGTGAACGAGAATGCCAGTGTAACCATCGTCATCTCCGACAATGAAACTACCGCCATGACAGGCGGACAGGACTCTGCCGGAACCGGACGTATCGAAGCGATCTGTGCAGGTATCGGAGTAGATCCGGCTCATATCCGCGTCGTTACTCCGTTGAAGAAAAACTATGAGGAGATGAAGCAAATCATTCGCGAAGAGATCGAATATCGTGGTGTATCTGTCATTATTCCACGCAGAGAGTGTATCCAGACATTAGCACGCAAAAAAAGAAGTAAGTAA
- the mltG gene encoding endolytic transglycosylase MltG: protein MKRKKRNILLSILIGAFLLCAIAGGTFYYYLFAPQFHPSKTVYIYVDRDDTADSIYHKIQKFGHVNKFTGFQWMAKYKDFDQNIHTGRYAIRPNDNIYHVYSRFSRGYQEAINLTIGSVRTLDRLARSIGKQLMIDSAEIASQLFDSTFQAQMGYTTITLPSLFIPETYQVYWDMSVDDFFKRMKNEHERFWNKERLAQATAIGMTPEEVSTLASIVEEETNNNEEKPMVAGLYINRLHQDMPLQADPTIKFALQDFGLRRITNENLKVNSPYNTYINTGLPPGPIRIPSKKGIDSVLNYTKHNYIYMCAKEDFSGTHNFASNYADHMANARKYWKALNERKIFK from the coding sequence ATGAAGAGAAAAAAGAGAAATATTCTACTATCAATTCTAATCGGAGCATTCCTCCTTTGTGCAATTGCCGGAGGCACCTTTTATTACTATCTGTTTGCTCCTCAATTTCATCCATCTAAAACTGTATATATTTATGTAGACCGGGATGACACAGCCGACTCTATCTATCATAAAATACAAAAATTCGGGCATGTCAATAAGTTCACCGGATTCCAGTGGATGGCAAAATATAAAGATTTCGATCAGAATATCCATACCGGACGTTATGCCATTCGCCCAAATGACAATATCTATCACGTATATAGTCGCTTTTCCAGAGGCTATCAGGAAGCGATCAACCTTACCATAGGAAGTGTCCGGACATTAGACCGGTTAGCACGAAGCATTGGAAAACAACTCATGATAGACTCTGCCGAAATCGCCAGCCAGTTATTCGACTCTACTTTCCAGGCTCAAATGGGATACACAACCATAACACTCCCCAGCCTTTTCATACCTGAAACCTATCAGGTATATTGGGATATGAGCGTAGACGACTTCTTTAAACGAATGAAGAATGAGCACGAACGCTTCTGGAACAAAGAACGTCTGGCACAAGCCACCGCTATCGGCATGACACCGGAAGAAGTCAGCACTCTTGCTTCCATCGTTGAAGAAGAAACCAACAACAATGAAGAAAAGCCAATGGTAGCCGGATTGTATATCAACCGTTTACATCAAGATATGCCTTTGCAGGCAGATCCTACCATCAAATTTGCACTACAGGATTTCGGTCTGCGCCGAATCACCAACGAAAATTTAAAAGTCAATTCCCCCTATAACACCTACATAAATACCGGACTGCCTCCAGGCCCCATCCGTATCCCTTCTAAAAAGGGAATAGACAGCGTATTAAACTATACCAAACATAACTATATCTACATGTGTGCTAAAGAAGATTTTTCCGGAACTCACAACTTTGCATCCAATTATGCTGACCACATGGCAAATGCAAGAAAATACTGGAAAGCCCTGAATGAAAGAAAGATTTTCAAGTAA
- a CDS encoding DNA/RNA non-specific endonuclease, whose product MNRSKKGKNRKLFKKKSHSNNRLGCIIAIIVLIPILFGVYLYCQQINIQKNNELQTDTSLQIPLGKDLETPISLVPLQEQIIRHSGYTVSYNKDLKIPNWVSYELTREETKGKEKRGNRFIADPLVTGPIATNADYTRSGYDKGHMAPAADMKWSPEAMKESFYFSNMCPQHPQLNRRGWKNLEEKIRNWAIADSAIIIICGPIIEKQPKTIGKNKVAVPQRFFKVVLSPFAKPIRAIGFLFNNEQAVEPLSSYVVTVDSIESLTNMDFFAPLPDEIENKIEANANYSLWPN is encoded by the coding sequence ATGAATCGAAGTAAAAAAGGCAAAAACAGAAAGCTATTCAAAAAGAAATCACATTCCAATAACAGATTAGGATGTATCATCGCCATTATTGTGCTCATACCTATTCTTTTTGGCGTCTACTTATATTGCCAACAGATTAATATCCAGAAAAATAATGAACTGCAAACCGATACCTCCCTTCAAATTCCACTTGGCAAAGATCTGGAGACACCCATATCATTAGTTCCCCTGCAAGAACAAATCATCCGACACAGCGGATATACCGTATCATATAACAAAGATTTAAAAATACCCAACTGGGTCTCTTACGAACTAACCCGGGAAGAAACCAAAGGAAAAGAAAAAAGAGGCAATCGTTTTATCGCCGACCCATTAGTGACAGGCCCGATTGCAACTAATGCCGACTACACCCGTTCAGGTTATGATAAAGGCCACATGGCTCCTGCAGCAGATATGAAATGGAGCCCTGAAGCCATGAAAGAATCATTCTATTTCAGCAATATGTGCCCCCAACATCCCCAGTTAAACAGAAGAGGATGGAAAAATCTGGAAGAAAAAATCCGGAATTGGGCTATAGCAGATAGTGCCATTATTATTATATGTGGACCTATTATTGAAAAACAACCTAAAACGATTGGGAAAAATAAAGTCGCAGTACCTCAACGGTTTTTCAAAGTAGTCCTATCTCCTTTTGCCAAACCAATACGGGCTATCGGCTTCTTATTTAACAACGAGCAGGCAGTAGAACCTCTATCTTCATATGTAGTCACAGTGGATAGCATCGAGAGCCTGACTAACATGGATTTCTTCGCACCTTTACCCGATGAGATAGAAAACAAAATAGAAGCAAATGCAAATTATTCCCTCTGGCCGAACTAA
- a CDS encoding epoxyqueuosine reductase QueH: protein MKKKFQLEVPGGADKVLLHTCCAPCSSAIIECMMQHHITPVIYYCNPNIYPLEEYMIRKDECTRYAQSLGLEIIDADYDHENWRCHIAGMEQEPERGGRCLRCFKLRLLETARYAHEHGLSVITTTLASSRWKSLEQINEAGQYATASYPDVTYWEQNWRKGGLSERRIAIIKEYNFYNQQYCGCEFSMRKEE from the coding sequence ATGAAAAAGAAATTCCAACTCGAAGTTCCGGGAGGAGCCGATAAAGTCTTACTTCATACCTGTTGTGCTCCTTGTTCATCAGCCATTATTGAATGTATGATGCAACATCACATCACCCCTGTTATCTATTATTGCAATCCTAACATCTATCCGCTGGAAGAGTATATGATAAGAAAAGACGAATGTACACGCTATGCCCAATCATTGGGATTGGAGATAATAGATGCTGATTACGATCATGAAAACTGGCGATGCCATATAGCAGGAATGGAGCAGGAACCCGAAAGAGGAGGACGCTGCCTACGTTGCTTTAAACTACGCTTATTGGAGACCGCCCGTTATGCACATGAACATGGTCTTTCCGTAATAACCACAACGCTTGCTTCCAGTCGTTGGAAAAGTCTGGAGCAGATTAATGAAGCCGGACAATATGCCACCGCTTCATACCCGGATGTCACATACTGGGAACAGAATTGGCGGAAAGGCGGACTTAGCGAACGACGCATCGCCATCATTAAAGAGTATAACTTCTACAACCAACAATATTGCGGTTGTGAATTCAGCATGAGAAAAGAAGAATAA
- a CDS encoding toxin-antitoxin system YwqK family antitoxin: MDELNCGQGEQNAGPEKKKSTSKIVKRTLVVTALALAVYVVYSVVYLFVSPDRNIQQIYLVPEDAAFIIQSSAPIEDWEKFSGSETWQCLKKAKSFEEVTKSVEKLDSVVKSNKVLLSLVGERDMLISLHKTRPTNWDFLLILDMQKTSKMDLLKDQVETVLVMSGFTVTNRMHNSINILEMRDPETRDIFYIAFVDNHLVGSYTSGLVESAIDSRNKPKIGLDQSFIETEKLVSGKGLVRVFVNYARVPQFMSIYLGTRNEYIDLFSNSMNFAGLYLNTNKERMEVKGYTLKKDSADPYVTALLNSGKHKMKAHEILSGRTALYTNIGFNSPVTFVKELENALSVHNKQLYDSYQSSRKKIEGLFGISLEENFLSWMSGEFAITQSEPGLLGHDPELILAIRAKSIKDARKNMEFIEKKIKRRTPVKIKTANYKDFEINYVEMKGFFRLFFGKLFDKFEKPYYTYVDDYVVFSNKAASLLSFVEDYEQKNLLKNNPGFENALSYLKSSSTIFLYTDVRKFYSQLKPMMNPATWNEIQSNKDVLYSFPYWTMQIIGEDQSVSLQYVMDYSPYQLEEVDVAIATDEDDKEMNEDAETEKEQMSELKRFYIEKFEGNVLREFYPEGALKSEAEVKEGKRHGRYREYYEDGTLKLRGKYANNKPKGTWKYYTEDGKFERKEKF; encoded by the coding sequence ATGGATGAATTAAATTGCGGGCAAGGAGAGCAAAATGCAGGCCCGGAGAAGAAAAAAAGTACCTCGAAAATAGTGAAGAGAACTTTAGTTGTGACTGCATTGGCTTTGGCGGTATATGTTGTATATTCCGTAGTTTATTTATTTGTCTCACCTGATCGTAATATTCAGCAGATCTATCTGGTTCCGGAAGATGCGGCATTTATTATTCAGTCATCGGCTCCGATTGAAGATTGGGAGAAGTTTAGTGGAAGCGAGACGTGGCAATGCCTGAAGAAAGCGAAATCTTTTGAGGAGGTGACGAAAAGTGTGGAGAAGCTGGATTCCGTTGTTAAAAGCAATAAGGTATTATTGTCGCTTGTTGGTGAGCGGGATATGCTTATTTCGCTCCATAAGACTCGTCCCACTAATTGGGATTTTCTACTTATTCTGGATATGCAGAAGACATCAAAGATGGACTTATTGAAAGACCAGGTTGAAACCGTATTGGTTATGAGTGGTTTTACTGTGACTAATCGGATGCATAATAGCATTAATATCCTTGAAATGCGCGATCCCGAGACGAGGGATATTTTCTATATTGCTTTTGTCGATAATCATTTGGTTGGTTCATACACATCCGGACTTGTCGAGTCGGCTATTGATTCGCGTAATAAACCTAAAATCGGGCTTGATCAGTCTTTTATTGAAACAGAGAAGTTGGTTTCCGGTAAGGGGCTTGTCAGGGTTTTCGTCAATTATGCGCGTGTACCTCAATTTATGTCTATTTATTTAGGTACAAGAAATGAGTACATTGATCTGTTTAGCAATTCCATGAATTTTGCCGGACTTTATTTAAATACGAATAAGGAGCGGATGGAAGTGAAAGGATATACATTGAAAAAAGATTCTGCCGATCCTTATGTCACTGCTTTGTTGAATTCGGGAAAACATAAAATGAAAGCACATGAGATTCTGTCCGGGCGGACAGCTCTTTATACGAATATAGGTTTCAATAGTCCGGTGACCTTTGTAAAGGAACTGGAGAATGCACTGTCGGTTCACAATAAACAGTTGTATGATTCTTATCAAAGTTCCCGGAAAAAGATAGAAGGGTTATTCGGTATATCTTTGGAAGAAAACTTTTTGAGTTGGATGTCAGGAGAGTTTGCTATTACCCAATCCGAACCAGGTTTGTTAGGACATGATCCCGAACTGATTCTGGCTATCAGGGCTAAAAGTATTAAAGATGCCCGTAAGAACATGGAATTCATTGAAAAGAAGATTAAGCGACGTACTCCGGTTAAGATTAAGACTGCTAATTATAAGGATTTCGAGATTAATTATGTCGAAATGAAAGGCTTTTTTCGCTTGTTCTTTGGAAAGCTATTTGATAAATTTGAGAAGCCATACTATACTTATGTTGACGATTATGTAGTTTTTAGTAATAAAGCTGCTTCTTTACTTTCCTTTGTAGAAGATTACGAGCAGAAGAATTTATTAAAAAATAATCCGGGTTTTGAAAATGCACTGTCATATTTAAAATCAAGTTCTACTATTTTCTTATATACAGATGTGCGCAAGTTTTATTCCCAGTTGAAACCGATGATGAATCCTGCTACATGGAATGAAATACAATCAAACAAAGACGTTTTGTATTCATTTCCTTACTGGACTATGCAGATTATAGGAGAGGATCAGTCGGTTTCTTTGCAGTATGTGATGGATTATAGCCCATATCAACTGGAAGAGGTTGACGTTGCTATTGCTACCGATGAAGATGATAAGGAAATGAACGAAGATGCAGAGACCGAAAAAGAGCAGATGAGCGAACTGAAACGTTTCTATATCGAAAAGTTTGAAGGAAACGTTTTACGGGAGTTTTATCCGGAGGGAGCATTGAAGAGTGAAGCGGAAGTAAAAGAAGGGAAACGCCATGGTCGTTACCGCGAATATTATGAAGATGGGACATTGAAACTTCGTGGAAAGTATGCAAATAATAAACCGAAGGGTACATGGAAGTACTATACCGAGGACGGAAAATTTGAACGCAAAGAAAAGTTTTAG